The Daucus carota subsp. sativus chromosome 9, DH1 v3.0, whole genome shotgun sequence genome window below encodes:
- the LOC108192569 gene encoding LOW QUALITY PROTEIN: putative pentatricopeptide repeat-containing protein At5g08490 (The sequence of the model RefSeq protein was modified relative to this genomic sequence to represent the inferred CDS: deleted 2 bases in 1 codon) — protein sequence MNDGFFLLRQKIRYSAGYNSDHHTLATMLKSCAAISDIKLGKTLHSQVVKLGHNSCQFVCKAILNMYAKCNIFDDCLKLFRQNSSNDAVTWNIVLSGFSGSRIHDSEVMRLFNKMHTAEDPKPTSVTIAIILPVCARARALGAGRSVHSYAIKTGLESDTLVGNSLVSMYAKSGLICDDANAMFHMITEKDVVSWNAMIAGFAENKFTGEAFRLFCWMLKDSAVPNYATIANILPVCAGLEENAAHRFGKEIHSYVLHRPDLMDNISVTNALMGFYSRIRRMNEVEYLFARMKSRDSVSWNSVIAGYCSNGESMKALKLFHDFVSVAALKPDHVTLVSILPACSHLCNLKAGQQIHGYIVRHPGLIEDTAVENTLISFYAKCNDIKAAYRIFLLIRKRDLISWNSILDAFAESGFDTDFVNMLKWMFREGIKPDSVTLISTVQFSATLSRVGTVKEAHAYAIKAHILLGTTELKLRNALIDAYGKCGNMLYASTLFESLSENRNVVTCNSMISGYVNCGLHDNANMIFTTMSERDLTTWNLMVRVYTENDHHGQALSLFFELQNNGFELQNNGLKPDALTIMSILPVCSQIASVHLLKQCHGYVVRACFDDACVLGTLIDLYSKCGSIGSAHNLFKSAFMKDLVMFTAMVGGYAMHGMGSKALGVYFNMLELGIEPDHVIITTILSACSHAGLLNEGLKIFDSIDKLHRLEPTMEQYGCVVDLLARAGRVNDAYSFVTSMPVEANANIWGALLGACRNHHEVEIGCDVADRLFSMEANNIGNYVVMSNLYAANARWDGVAEKRKLMKTRELKKSAGSSWIEVEGRNNVFIAGDTSHPYRNNIYSTLLNLDTHIRERFKL from the exons ATGAATGATGGTTTCTTCCTTCTACGCCAGAAGATACGATATTCAGCTGGGTATAATTCAGATCATCATACCCTTGCCACCATGCTTAAGTCATGTGCTGCTATTTCAGACATTAAACTAGGCAAAACCCTTCACAGTCAGGTTGTTAAGCTAGGTCATAATTCCTGCCAGTTTGTTTGCAAGGCGATTCTTAACATGTATgctaaatgtaatatttttgatgactGCCTAAAACTGTTCAGGCAAAATAGCAGCAATGACGCAGTCACATGGAACATTGTTTTATCTGGGTTTTCAGGGTCCCGGATCCATGACAGTGAGGTGATGAGATTATTTAACAAAATGCATACTGCTGAGGACCCTAAACCGACCTCTGTCACTATTGCTATCATTCTTCCTGTCTGCGCTCGTGCAAGAGCTTTGGGTGCAGGGAGGAGTGTACACTCATATGCAATAAAAACTGGATTAGAATCTGATACTTTGGTAGGAAATTCGCTGGTCTCTATGTATGCCAAATCTGGTCTTATCTGTGATGATGCAAATGCTATGTTTCATATGATCACTGAAAAAGATGTTGTTTCATGGAATGCTATGATTGCAGGGTTTGCAGAAAACAAGTTCACCGGAGAGGCATTCAGACTGTTCTGTTGGATGCTTAAAGATTCGGCAGTACCAAATTATGCAactattgcaaatattcttCCTGTTTGTGCTGGTTTAGAAGAGAATGCTGCTCATCGTTTTGGAAAAGAAATTCATAGTTATGTGTTACATAGGCCAGATTTGATGGATAATATATCTGTAACCAATGCTTTGATGGGTTTTTACTCAAGAATTCGACGAATGAATGAAGTCGAATACCTTTTTGCAAGAATGAAATCAAGAGATTCGGTCTCATGGAATTCAGTTATTGCTGGATATTGCTCAAATGGAGAGTCAATGAAAGCACTCAAGTTGTTTCATGATTTTGTGTCTGTTGCTGCATTGAAACCTGACCATGTAACTCTAGTTAGCATTCTACCTGCATGTTCCCATTTATGTAACTTGAAGGCGGGGCAGCAGATTCATGGCTATATCGTACGGCATCCTGGTCTGATTGAGGATACGGCAGTTGAAAACACCCTAATTTCCTTTTATGCAAAATGTAATGACATTAAAGCTGCATATAggatatttttattgattagaAAGAGGGACTTGATATCTTGGAATAGCATACTCGACGCCTTTGCAGAAAGTGGGTTTGATACTGACTTTGTGAACATGTTAAAATGGATGTTTAGGGAAGGGATAAAGCCAGATTCTGTTACTCTCATAAGTACAGTACAGTTTTCCGCTACTCTTTCCAGAGTTGGTACAGTTAAAGAAGCTCATGCTTACGCAATAAAAGCTCACATTTTACTCGGTACTACAGAACTGAAGCTTAGGAATGCACTAATTGATGCATATGGTAAATGTGGCAATATGTTGTATGCGTCAACTCTGTTTGAAAGTTTATCTGAGAATCGAAATGTGGTCACTTGCAATTCAATGATCTCCGGGTACGTGAATTGTGGTTTACATGACAATGCAAACATGATATTCACAACTATGTCTGAAAGGGATTTGACCACCTGGAATCTGATGGTTCGAGTATACACTgaaaatgatcatcatggtcaagCACTCTCCCTGTTTTTCGAATTACAAAATAATGGA TTCGAATTACAAAATAATGGATTAAAGCCTGATGCCTTAACTATTATGAGCATCCTTCCTGTTTGTTCTCAAATTGCATCAGTTCACTTGTTAAAGCAATGCCATGGATATGTTGTTCGGGCTTGTTTTGATGATGCTTGCGTGCTGGGCACTCTTATAGATCTATATTCAAAATGTGGAAGTATAGGTAGTGCACATAATCTTTTCAAGTCTGCTTTTATGAAAGACCTAGTTATGTTTACTGCTATGGTTGGAGGATATGCCATGCACGGTATGGGATCTAAAGCTTTAGGAGTATACTTTAACATGCTCGAGTTGGGCATAGAGCCAGATCATGTTATTATAACCACAATATTATCTGCTTGCAGCCATGCCGGCCTTTTAAATGAAGGGTTGAAAATTTTTGATTCAATAGATAAGCTGCATAGGCTTGAACCGACAATGGAGCAGTATGGTTGTGTGGTAGATCTCCTTGCTCGAGCAGGTCGAGTAAATGACGCATATTCTTTTGTCACTAGCATGCCAGTTGAAGCCAATGCTAATATATGGGGAGCATTATTAGGCGCTTGCAGAAATCACCATGAAGTGGAAATAGGATGTGATGTGGCAGACCGTCTTTTTTCGATGGAAGCTAACAACATCGGGAACTATGTAGTGATGTCAAACTTATATGCTGCAAATGCTCGATGGGATGGCGTGGCGGAGAAAAGGAAGCTAATGAAGACTAGAGAATTGAAAAAATCTGCTGGAAGCAGCTGGATTGAAGTGGAAGGTAGGAATAATGTATTTATAGCTGGAGATACTTCTCACCCATATAGAAATAATATCTATAGCACTTTATTAAATTTGGACACACATATAAGAGAACGATTCAAGCTTTAA